From Macaca mulatta isolate MMU2019108-1 chromosome 1, T2T-MMU8v2.0, whole genome shotgun sequence, the proteins below share one genomic window:
- the CR2 gene encoding complement receptor type 2 isoform X2, with product MGAAGLLGVFLALIVPGVLGISCGSPPPILNGRISHYSTPITLGTVIRYICSNGFRLIGEKNIICITKDKVVGIWDKPAPKCEYFNKYSTCPEPIVPGGYKARGAEPPYIHGDFVTFACKTNFSMNGNKSVWCQANNKWGPTRLPTCESVFPLECPALPMIHNGHHTRENVGSIAPGLSVTYSCESGYLLVGEKIINCLSSGKWSAVPPTCEEARCKPLGRFPNGKVKEPPILQVGVTANFFCDEGYQLQGPSSSRCVIAGQGVAWTKMPVCKEIFCPSPPPILNGRHTGNSLANVSYGSIVTYTCDPDPEEGVNFILIGENTLRCTVDSQKTGTWSGPAPRCELSTSAVQCPRPQVLRGRIVSGQKDRYTYNDTVIFACTFGFTLKGSKQIRCNAQGTWEPSAPVCEKECQAPPNILNGQKEDRHMVRFNPGTSIKYSCNPGYVLVREESIQCTSEGVWTPPVPQCKVAVCEATGKQLLTKPQHQFIRPDVNSSCDEGYKLSGSVYQECQGRTPWFMEIRLCKEITCPPPPVIYNGAHTGSSLEDFPYGTTVTYTCNPGPEREVEFSLIGESTIRCTSNDQERGTWSGPAPLCELSLLAVQCSHVHVANGYKISGKEAPYFYNDTVTFKCFNGFTLKGSSQIRCKANNTWDPEIPVCEKETCQPVREDLQELPVGSRVELVNTSCQDGYWLTGHTYHKCKDDENGIWFKKIPLCKVIHCHPPPVIVNGKHTGMKAENFLYGNEVSYECDQGFYLLGEKKLQCRSDSKGHGSWSGPSPQCLQSPPVTSCPNPEVKHGYKLNKTLSAYSHDDIVYVDCHPGFIMNGSRVIRCHTDNTWVPGVPTCIKKAFVGCQPPPKTPNGNHTGGNIARFSPGMSILYSCDQGYLLVGEALLLCTHEGTWNRPAPHCKEVNCSSPADMDGIQKGLEPRKMYQYGAVVTLECEDGYMLEGSSQSQCQADHQWNPPLAVCRSRSLAPVLSGIAAGLILLIFLIVVTLCMISKHRERNYHTNTSQKEAFRLEAREVYSIDPYNPAS from the exons GAATTTCTTGTGGCTCTCCTCCTCCTATCCTAAATGGCCGGATTAGTCATTATTCTACCCCCATCACTCTTGGTACTGTGATAAGGTACATATGTTCAAATGGCTTCCGCCtcattggagaaaaaaatataatttgcataacTAAAGACAAAGTGGTTGGAATCTGGGATAAACCTGCTCCTAAATGtgaatatttcaataaatattctaCTTGCCCTGAGCCCATAGTACCAGGAGGATACAAAGCTAGAGGCGCTGAACCACCCTACATACATGGTGATTTTGTGACATTTGCCTGTAAAACCAACTTTTCCATGAACGGAAACAAGTCTGTTTGGTGTCAAGCAAATAATAAGTGGGGACCGACACGACTACCAACCTGTGAAAGTG TTTTCCCTCTGGAGTGTCCAGCACTTCCTATGATCCACAATGGACATCACACAAGAGAGAATGTCGGCTCCATTGCTCCAGGATTATCTGTGACTTACAGCTGTGAATCTGGTTACTTGCTTGTTGGAGAAAAGATCATTAACTGTTTGTCTTCGGGAAAATGGAGTGCTGTCCCCCCCACATGTGAAG AGGCACGCTGTAAACCTCTAGGACGATTTCCCAATGGGAAGGTAAAGGAGCCTCCAATTCTCCAAGTTGGTGTAActgcaaactttttctgtgatGAAGG GTATCAACTGCAAGGCCCGTCTTCTAGTCGGTGTGTAATTGCTGGACAAGGAGTTGCTTGGACAAAAATGCCAGTATGTAAAG AAATTTTTTGCCCATCACCTCCCCCTATTCTCAATGGAAGACATACAGGCAACTCACTAGCAAATGTCTCATATGGAAGCATAGTCACTTACACTTGTGACCCGGACCCAGAGGAAGGAGTGAACTTCATCCTTATTGGAGAGAACACTCTCCGTTGTACAGTTGATAGTCAGAAGACTGGGACCTGGAGTGGCCCTGCCCCACGCTGTGAACTTTCTACTTCTGCGGTTCAGTGTCCACGTCCCCAGGTCCTAAGAGGCCGAATAGTATCTGGGCAGAAAGATCGATATACCTACAACGACACTGTGATATTTGCTTGCACGTTTGGCTTCACTTTGAAGGGCAGCAAGCAAATCCGATGCAATGCCCAAGGCACGTGGGAGCCATCTGCACCAGTCTGTGAAAAGG AATGCCAGGCCCCTCCTAACATCCTCAATGGGCAAAAAGAAGATAGACACATGGTCCGCTTTAACCCTGGAACATCTATAAAATATAGTTGTAACCCTGGCTATGTGCTGGTCAGAGAAGAATCCATACAGTGTACCTCTGAGGGGGTATGGACACCCCCTGTACCCCAATGCAAAG TGGCAGTGTGTGAAGCTACAGGAAAGCAACTCTTGACAAAACCCCAGCACCAATTTATTAGACCAGATGTTAACTCTTCTTGCGATGAAGG GTACAAGTTAAGTGGGAGTGTTTATCAGGAGTGTCAAGGTAGAACTCCTTGGTTTATGGAGATTCGTCTTTGTAAAG AAATCACTTGCCCACCACCCCCTGTTATCTACAATGGAGCACACACCGGGAGTTCCTTAGAAGATTTTCCATACGGAACCACGGTCACTTACACATGTAACCCTGGGCCAGAAAGAGAAGTGGAATTCAGCCTCATTGGAGAGAGCACCATCCGTTGTACAAGCAATGATCAAGAAAGAGGCACCTGGAGTGGCCCGGCTCCCCTATGTGAACTTTCCCTCCTTGCTGTCCAATGCTCACATGTCCATGTTGCAAATGGATATAAGATATCTGGCAAGGAAGCCCCATATTTCTACAATGACACTGTGACATTCAAGTGTTTTAATGGATTTACTTTGAAGGGCAGTAGTCAGATTCGTTGCAAAGCTAATAACACCTGGGATCCTGAAATACCAGTTTGTGAAAAAG AAACATGCCAGCCTGTGAGAGAGGATCTTCAAGAACTTCCAGTTGGTTCACGTGTGGAGCTAGTTAATACATCCTGCCAAGATGG GTACTGGTTGACTGGACATACTTACCACAAGTGTAAAGATGATGAAAATGGAATTTGGTTCAAAAAGATTCCACTTTGTAAAG TTATTCACTGTCACCCTCCACCAGTGATTGTCAATGGGAAGCACACAGGCATGAAGGCAGAAAACTTTCTATATGGAAATGAAGTCTCTTATGAATGTGACCAAGGATTCTATCTCCTGGGAGAGAAAAAATTGCAGTGCAGAAGTGATTCTAAAGGACATGGATCTTGGAGTGGGCCTTCCCCACAGTGCTTACAATCTCCTCCTGTGACTAGCTGCCCTAACCCAGAAGTCAAACACGGGTACAAGCTGAATAAAACGCTTTCTGCATATTCCCACGATGACATAGTGTATGTTGACTGCCATCCCGGCTTCATCATGAACGGTAGTCGCGTGATTAGGTGTCATACTGATAACACATGGGTGCCAGGTGTGCCAACTTGTATCAAAAAAG CCTTCGTAGGGTGTCAGCCTCCGCCTAAGACCCCCAACGGGAACCATACTGGTGGAAACATAGCTCGGTTTTCCCCTGGAATGTCAATCCTGTACAGCTGTGACCAAGGCTACCTGCTGGTGGGAGAGGCACTCCTTCTTTGCACACATGAGGGAACCTGGAACCGACCCGCCCCTCATTGTAAAG AGGTAAACTGTAGCTCACCAGCAGATATGGATGGAATCCAGAAGGGGCTGGAACCGAGGAAAATGTATCAGTATGGAGCTGTTGTAACTCTGGAGTGTGAAGATGGATATATGCTGGAAGGCAGTTCCCAGAGCCAGTGCCAGGCAGATCACCAATGGAACCCTCCCCTGGCGGTTTGCAGATCCC gtTCACTTGCTCCTGTCCTTTCTG GTATTGCTGCAGGTTTGATACTTCTTATCTTCTTGATTGTTGTTACCTTATGCATGATATCAAAACACAGAGAACG CAATTATCATACAAATACAagccagaaagaagcttttcgtTTAGAAGCACGAGAAGTATATTCTATTGATCCATACAACCCAGCAAGTTGA